One Sphingomonas sp. SUN039 genomic window carries:
- a CDS encoding cytochrome c oxidase subunit 3 produces the protein MAGAKNHDYHILPPSIWPLVGAFSALIMASGGIMWMHKAPSGGLVFGLGFTAILATFFGWWAQVVKEAHAGDHTPVVSLHLRYGMILFIASEVMFFVGWFWAWFDFSLFPAALDVVKDHATGAMTVTNMVGQSGAAAIEQWPPKGVEIIDPFHFPLLNTLILLCSGTTVTYAHHALIHGDRQGLKTGLWATILLGILFSSIQAYEYVHAPFGFKGLNYSAAFFMATGFHGFHVIVGTIFLIVCLIRSYKGHFTPRQHFGFEAAAWYWHFVDVVWLFLFIAVYVWGGWGAPVHGG, from the coding sequence ATGGCCGGTGCCAAGAACCACGATTACCACATCCTGCCACCCAGCATCTGGCCGCTGGTCGGGGCGTTTTCGGCGCTGATTATGGCGTCGGGCGGCATCATGTGGATGCACAAGGCCCCCTCGGGCGGGCTGGTGTTCGGGCTCGGCTTCACCGCGATCCTCGCCACCTTCTTCGGCTGGTGGGCGCAGGTCGTGAAGGAAGCGCACGCCGGCGACCACACCCCCGTTGTGTCGCTCCACCTGCGCTACGGTATGATCCTGTTCATCGCGTCCGAAGTCATGTTCTTCGTCGGCTGGTTCTGGGCCTGGTTCGACTTTTCGCTGTTCCCCGCTGCGCTCGATGTGGTGAAGGATCATGCGACCGGTGCGATGACGGTGACCAACATGGTCGGCCAGTCGGGCGCAGCCGCTATCGAGCAATGGCCGCCCAAGGGGGTCGAGATCATCGACCCGTTCCACTTCCCGCTGCTCAACACGCTGATTCTGCTGTGTTCGGGCACCACCGTCACTTATGCGCACCACGCGTTGATCCACGGCGACCGGCAGGGGCTGAAGACCGGTCTCTGGGCGACGATCCTGCTCGGCATCCTGTTCTCGAGCATTCAGGCGTACGAGTATGTCCACGCGCCGTTCGGCTTCAAGGGGCTGAACTATAGCGCGGCGTTCTTCATGGCGACGGGCTTCCACGGCTTCCACGTCATTGTCGGCACGATCTTCCTGATCGTCTGCCTGATCCGCAGCTACAAGGGGCACTTCACCCCGCGCCAGCATTTCGGCTTCGAGGCGGCGGCGTGGTACTGGCATTTCGTTGACGTTGTGTGGCTGTTCCTGTTCATCGCCGTCTATGTCTGGGGCGGCTGGGGCGCACCGGTCCACGGAGGCTAA
- a CDS encoding addiction module antidote protein produces the protein MELRPFDPANYLESGEDILYFLEAAMEGNDPTHIARALGVVARSKGMTEISRKTGLGRQALYTALSEDGNPTLETLTAVLGALDLELTVQKRAA, from the coding sequence ATGGAACTTCGCCCCTTTGACCCTGCCAACTATCTCGAGTCAGGAGAGGATATTCTCTATTTTCTTGAGGCGGCAATGGAGGGCAATGATCCAACCCACATCGCGCGCGCTTTAGGAGTCGTCGCTCGCTCCAAGGGGATGACAGAGATTTCGCGCAAGACAGGGCTTGGCCGACAGGCGCTTTATACGGCGCTGTCCGAAGACGGGAATCCGACGCTTGAAACGCTCACAGCAGTTTTGGGCGCGTTAGACTTAGAACTCACCGTGCAAAAGCGCGCTGCCTGA
- a CDS encoding DUF3291 domain-containing protein, which yields MSRWHLAQINVGRLVAPQDDAQVAGFFAELDRINALADASPGLVWRMQSESGNATDILPTPDPRFIVNMSVWTDAQALFNYVYRTGHTEVMAQRRQWFERSDATYQALWWVPAGTEPSIEEGLARLWRLDRFGPTQQAFTFKARFPVPGLPGAPIDMNPDPWCAGRA from the coding sequence GTGAGCCGCTGGCACCTTGCGCAGATCAACGTCGGGCGGCTGGTCGCCCCGCAGGACGACGCGCAGGTTGCCGGTTTCTTTGCCGAGCTCGACCGGATCAATGCGCTCGCCGATGCGAGTCCGGGCTTGGTCTGGCGGATGCAAAGCGAAAGCGGCAACGCGACCGATATCTTGCCGACACCCGACCCGCGCTTCATCGTCAACATGTCGGTGTGGACCGATGCCCAAGCACTGTTCAACTATGTCTATCGTACCGGGCATACGGAAGTGATGGCGCAGCGGCGGCAATGGTTCGAACGGTCGGACGCGACCTATCAGGCATTGTGGTGGGTGCCCGCGGGGACCGAACCGTCGATCGAAGAAGGGCTGGCGCGTCTGTGGCGGCTCGACCGCTTCGGGCCGACCCAACAGGCCTTCACCTTCAAGGCGCGCTTCCCCGTACCGGGATTGCCCGGTGCGCCCATCGATATGAATCCCGACCCGTGGTGCGCGGGTCGCGCCTGA
- a CDS encoding 2OG-Fe(II) oxygenase, producing the protein MISDPTALAQSLSDDGWAVLPSLLSADDCAAMRVAWTTPTLFRSEVNMARHGFGRGVYRYFGDPLPGAVQALRAGLYPALAEIANRWAGVLGTGKSYPATHAEYRARCHAAGQARPTPLLLRYGPGDWNALHQDLYGAEVFPLQVAILLSEPERDFTGGEFVLTEQRPRMQSRAAVVPLRQGDAVVFPVRERPVQGARGPYRVQMRHGVSKLHSGERFTLGIIFHDAA; encoded by the coding sequence ATGATCTCAGACCCCACCGCGCTCGCCCAATCGCTGTCGGATGACGGCTGGGCCGTTCTCCCCTCGCTTCTCTCCGCCGATGATTGCGCCGCGATGCGGGTCGCATGGACCACCCCCACCCTCTTTCGCAGCGAAGTGAACATGGCGCGGCACGGGTTTGGGCGGGGGGTTTACCGGTATTTCGGCGATCCCTTGCCTGGGGCGGTGCAGGCGTTGCGCGCGGGGCTGTATCCGGCACTGGCGGAGATCGCCAATCGTTGGGCTGGAGTGCTCGGGACGGGGAAGTCCTACCCGGCCACCCACGCCGAATACCGCGCGCGGTGCCATGCCGCCGGGCAAGCCCGCCCGACGCCGTTGCTGCTGCGCTACGGACCCGGCGACTGGAATGCGTTGCATCAGGATTTGTACGGGGCGGAGGTGTTTCCGTTGCAGGTCGCGATCCTGTTGTCGGAGCCGGAACGCGATTTCACCGGCGGCGAGTTCGTGCTCACCGAACAGCGCCCGCGCATGCAATCGCGCGCCGCCGTCGTGCCGTTACGACAGGGCGACGCGGTGGTGTTTCCGGTGCGCGAGCGACCGGTGCAGGGCGCGCGCGGTCCCTATCGGGTGCAAATGCGCCACGGGGTTAGCAAGCTACACTCAGGCGAGCGCTTCACTCTCGGCATCATTTTTCACGACGCCGCCTGA
- a CDS encoding VOC family protein, producing MIGYVTVGTNDIAKARAFYDALLAELGATRMMEFGDELGGFTMWGASWDKPALAVTGPHDKQPATAGNGNMTAFILDTRAKVDALHAKALELGGSDEGAPGLRGDDGPQAFYGAYFRDPEGNKFCAFRTGPAS from the coding sequence ATGATCGGCTATGTCACCGTCGGGACCAACGACATCGCCAAGGCGCGCGCCTTTTACGATGCGCTGCTCGCCGAACTGGGCGCGACGCGGATGATGGAATTCGGCGACGAACTCGGCGGCTTCACCATGTGGGGGGCGTCATGGGACAAGCCGGCGCTCGCGGTGACGGGCCCTCATGACAAGCAGCCCGCGACGGCGGGCAACGGCAATATGACCGCGTTCATCCTCGACACCCGCGCCAAAGTCGATGCGCTCCATGCCAAGGCGCTGGAACTCGGCGGCAGCGACGAAGGCGCGCCCGGCCTGCGCGGCGACGACGGGCCGCAGGCGTTCTACGGCGCGTATTTCCGCGATCCGGAGGGCAATAAATTCTGCGCGTTCCGCACCGGCCCTGCGTCCTGA
- a CDS encoding heme o synthase — MTTTALTTSLPADWRDFFALTKPRVMRSVVFTGLCGMIAAPVSLPPALAFTAVLCIAMAAGAAGALNQWYEADIDAMMRRTASRPLAAGRMDRQAALHFGVGLGVASVLIMGLATNLLAAALLAGSILFYVLIYTVWLKRITPQNIVIGGAAGAFPPLIGWVAATGQVDLLPVLMFTFIFLWTPPHSWALALRIRDDYAAGTVPMMPVVASARSTRLQMLGYAVLMAIVAVAPWPLGLTGAFYGMTALIGSMIFLAINIRVVTDAAPMPKDMRSEKLLFLYSIGYMLVTFAALALDRTVFA, encoded by the coding sequence ATGACCACGACCGCCCTCACGACATCGCTCCCCGCCGATTGGCGCGATTTCTTCGCGCTGACCAAGCCGCGTGTCATGCGTTCGGTCGTTTTCACGGGACTATGCGGGATGATCGCGGCCCCGGTATCGCTGCCGCCCGCGCTCGCTTTCACTGCCGTGCTGTGCATCGCGATGGCAGCGGGCGCGGCGGGCGCGCTCAACCAATGGTATGAGGCCGACATCGACGCGATGATGCGCCGCACCGCCAGCCGGCCGCTCGCGGCAGGGCGCATGGACCGCCAGGCCGCGCTGCATTTCGGCGTTGGACTCGGCGTCGCGTCGGTGCTCATCATGGGGCTGGCGACCAACCTGCTCGCCGCCGCGCTGCTAGCCGGGTCGATCCTGTTTTATGTGTTGATCTACACCGTCTGGCTGAAGCGGATCACGCCGCAGAACATCGTGATCGGCGGGGCGGCGGGCGCGTTTCCGCCGCTGATCGGCTGGGTCGCGGCGACCGGGCAGGTCGACCTGCTGCCCGTCCTGATGTTCACGTTCATTTTCCTGTGGACCCCGCCGCACAGTTGGGCTTTGGCGCTCCGCATCCGTGACGATTATGCCGCAGGGACCGTGCCGATGATGCCGGTCGTGGCGAGCGCGCGTAGCACTCGCCTCCAGATGCTCGGCTATGCCGTACTGATGGCAATCGTCGCGGTCGCGCCTTGGCCGCTCGGCCTGACCGGTGCGTTCTATGGCATGACGGCGCTGATCGGCTCGATGATCTTCCTCGCTATCAATATCCGGGTCGTCACCGATGCCGCACCGATGCCCAAGGACATGCGTTCGGAAAAACTGCTCTTCCTCTATTCGATCGGCTATATGCTCGTGACCTTCGCCGCACTCGCGCTCGACCGGACGGTCTTCGCATGA
- a CDS encoding SURF1 family protein, giving the protein MIALGAWQLQRRGEKAALVARYAANLNLPPMAYPELAPVPAEAMFRTSQVRCLRVANWRSEAGRSAQGRSGYRHIADCVTGAEGPGALVDLGVSSDPAQQVAWNGGTVDGVITTEPNHASLIGRLFTREPALRPMLVATAPATGLAASAPPDPSDVPNNHFAYAVQWFVFAGAAAVIYTMALRRKSKSGSGS; this is encoded by the coding sequence ATGATCGCGCTCGGTGCGTGGCAATTGCAGCGGCGCGGGGAAAAGGCCGCGCTGGTCGCGCGCTATGCGGCGAACCTCAACCTGCCACCGATGGCTTATCCAGAACTGGCGCCAGTCCCGGCCGAAGCAATGTTCCGCACGAGCCAGGTCCGGTGCCTCCGCGTCGCCAACTGGCGTAGCGAGGCCGGACGCTCGGCACAGGGACGCAGCGGGTATCGCCATATCGCCGATTGCGTGACGGGCGCGGAGGGGCCGGGCGCGCTCGTCGATCTCGGCGTGTCGTCCGACCCCGCGCAACAGGTCGCATGGAACGGTGGCACCGTCGATGGTGTCATCACGACCGAGCCGAACCATGCCAGCCTGATCGGGCGACTGTTCACACGCGAGCCGGCACTGCGTCCGATGTTGGTCGCCACCGCCCCCGCAACCGGTCTTGCCGCCAGTGCCCCGCCCGATCCGTCGGACGTGCCGAACAATCACTTCGCTTATGCCGTGCAATGGTTCGTGTTCGCGGGGGCTGCAGCGGTGATCTATACAATGGCTCTGCGGCGAAAATCGAAGTCTGGCTCGGGTAGTTGA
- a CDS encoding DUF983 domain-containing protein encodes MVALPPDNLAVLALRGGCPQCGARTLFGGMISFAPKCRACGLDYAAFNVGDGPAAFLTLIVGALVVIGAVSLELAVGPPFWVHLLIWPAVTLGLVIGGLRVGKAALLISEYRNAAREGKLRP; translated from the coding sequence TTGGTGGCACTCCCTCCCGATAACCTTGCGGTGCTCGCGCTGAGGGGCGGCTGTCCGCAATGCGGCGCGCGCACGCTGTTCGGCGGCATGATTTCCTTCGCGCCGAAATGCCGCGCTTGCGGCCTCGATTATGCGGCGTTCAATGTCGGTGACGGGCCGGCGGCATTTCTGACCTTGATCGTCGGCGCGCTGGTCGTGATCGGCGCGGTCAGCCTCGAACTGGCCGTCGGTCCGCCGTTCTGGGTTCACCTGCTGATCTGGCCCGCCGTCACGCTCGGCCTGGTCATTGGCGGCTTGCGCGTGGGCAAGGCGGCGCTGCTCATTTCCGAATACCGCAACGCCGCGCGCGAAGGTAAGCTTCGCCCATGA
- a CDS encoding type II toxin-antitoxin system RelE/ParE family toxin has translation MAFDVDAMTNVLYEGHKFRVAQTAAFSEWLPLLRDRRALAKITDRLLRAADGNFGDVKSAGSGISEMRIDYGPGYRVYFCQRGTEIVILLCGGGKRTQQRDIANAKRLKAEIEFSDGTSPL, from the coding sequence ATGGCGTTCGATGTTGACGCAATGACAAATGTCCTTTATGAAGGACATAAGTTCCGCGTAGCGCAGACTGCGGCTTTCTCGGAATGGCTGCCGTTGCTACGTGATCGCCGCGCGTTGGCAAAAATTACCGACCGACTGTTAAGAGCCGCAGACGGCAATTTCGGAGATGTGAAAAGTGCGGGAAGCGGCATCTCGGAAATGCGGATCGATTATGGGCCGGGCTATCGCGTCTATTTTTGCCAGCGCGGGACCGAGATTGTCATTCTGTTGTGCGGTGGTGGCAAGCGAACGCAGCAACGAGATATTGCAAACGCAAAGCGGCTCAAGGCCGAGATAGAGTTTAGTGATGGAACTTCGCCCCTTTGA
- a CDS encoding amidohydrolase, which translates to MMPVRLLPALALVLATPALAEPDYAAAIRADYDASGAALFDYFHRNPELSFKEVNTAARMAKELRAIPGIVVTEKIGGTGVVGVMSNGAGPTVLVRADMDGLPVEEKTGLSYASKAHQVGVDGVDSPVMHACGHDTHITAMVATAKRLAAMKDRWSGTVLFIVQPAEERVGGAKAMLADGLYTRFKKPDYALAFHVASQLAAGKVSGSEAIQYSSSDSVDLTVRGVGTHGAAPQLGKDPVYIASQIVVALQGIISREKGPLSAGVITVGAFHAGTKHNIISDHADLQITVRSNDTPTRDLLIAGIERVAKGVAAANGAPEPVVKVVESTPVTTNDAPLARRINAAFVRELGAAAVPKFEQKDMGAEDFAHFVAPDLKVPGFYFAVGGTPQAAFDAAKAGGPAVAGHHSGLFKVDPKASVVTGATAMTVAVMELLGKK; encoded by the coding sequence ATGATGCCTGTCCGACTGTTGCCCGCCCTTGCCCTGGTTCTGGCTACGCCCGCGCTCGCCGAGCCCGATTATGCCGCCGCGATCCGCGCCGATTACGATGCGTCGGGCGCGGCGCTGTTCGACTATTTCCATCGCAATCCCGAACTGTCGTTCAAGGAGGTCAACACCGCCGCGCGCATGGCGAAGGAATTGCGCGCGATCCCGGGCATCGTCGTGACCGAGAAAATCGGTGGCACCGGCGTCGTCGGGGTCATGAGCAACGGCGCGGGGCCGACGGTGCTGGTCCGCGCCGACATGGACGGACTGCCGGTCGAGGAAAAGACCGGGCTGAGCTATGCGTCCAAGGCGCACCAGGTCGGCGTCGATGGCGTCGATTCGCCCGTCATGCATGCCTGCGGCCATGACACGCATATCACCGCGATGGTGGCGACGGCGAAGCGGCTGGCGGCGATGAAGGACCGCTGGTCGGGCACGGTGCTGTTCATCGTCCAGCCTGCCGAGGAACGCGTCGGCGGTGCGAAGGCCATGCTCGCCGACGGGCTGTATACGCGGTTCAAAAAGCCCGATTACGCGCTCGCCTTCCATGTCGCGTCACAGCTTGCGGCGGGCAAGGTGTCGGGGTCCGAAGCGATCCAGTATTCCTCGTCGGACTCGGTCGATCTTACCGTGCGCGGCGTCGGCACGCACGGCGCGGCACCGCAGCTGGGCAAGGATCCGGTCTATATCGCGTCGCAGATCGTCGTTGCGTTGCAGGGGATCATCAGCCGCGAGAAAGGGCCGCTCAGCGCCGGGGTCATCACCGTCGGCGCGTTCCATGCCGGGACGAAGCACAACATCATTTCGGACCACGCCGACCTGCAGATTACCGTGCGGTCGAACGACACGCCGACGCGCGACCTGCTGATCGCAGGGATCGAGCGCGTGGCCAAGGGCGTGGCGGCGGCGAACGGTGCGCCCGAACCGGTCGTGAAGGTCGTCGAATCGACGCCGGTCACGACCAACGACGCGCCGCTCGCGCGGCGGATCAATGCGGCGTTCGTCCGTGAACTAGGCGCAGCAGCAGTGCCCAAATTCGAACAGAAAGACATGGGGGCCGAAGACTTTGCCCATTTCGTCGCGCCCGACCTGAAAGTGCCGGGCTTTTACTTTGCGGTTGGCGGCACGCCGCAAGCGGCCTTCGATGCGGCCAAGGCGGGCGGGCCTGCCGTGGCGGGCCATCACTCGGGGCTGTTCAAGGTCGATCCGAAAGCCAGCGTGGTCACCGGCGCAACCGCGATGACGGTGGCGGTGATGGAGTTGCTGGGGAAGAAATAG
- the uvrB gene encoding excinuclease ABC subunit UvrB — protein MSIAIRTSLDEPETAADFVPHRPARPPKVEGGKRFKVVSDYTAAGDQPTAIAELVDTALTGERNQVLLGVTGSGKTFTMARVIEELQRPALILAPNKILAAQLYGEMKSFFPDNAVEYFVSYYDYYQPEAYVARSDTYIEKESSVNESIDRMRHSATRSLLERDDVIIVASVSCLYGIGSVETYSAMIFDLKKGQTVEQSEIIRKLVALQYKRNDAAFQRGNFRVRGDNLEIFPSHYEDSAWRISFFGDEIESIAEFDPLTGKKAALLDYVRVYANSHYVTPGPTMKQAMEAIKHELAERLKELVIEGKLLEAQRLEQRTNFDLEMIAATGSCAGIENYSRFLTGRMPGEPPPTLFEYLPENALLFVDESHVTIGQVNGMSRGDHRRKLTLAEYGFRLPSAIDNRPLRFNEWDAMRPQTVCVSATPGAWEMEQTGGVFAEQVIRPTGLIDPPVEIKPVEDQVDDCINEVRKTTAAGYRTLVTTLTKRMAEDLTEYLHEAGIKVRYMHSDVETLERIELIRDLRLGVYDVLIGINLLREGLDIPECGLVCILDADKEGFLRSETSLIQTIGRAARNVDGRVILYADRMTGSMERAIRETDRRREKQLEYNAANGITPATIKRNIGDVISHLSSRDQVTIEIDEDRPHMVGHNLRAYIEDLEKKMRKAAGDLEFETAGRLRDEIRSLEAEELGLPGVAVSAAPIMGRSNEGKAGTRKDRFGKTQRKWGKGR, from the coding sequence ATGTCCATCGCTATCCGCACGAGTCTCGACGAACCCGAAACAGCGGCGGATTTCGTCCCGCACCGCCCTGCCCGCCCGCCCAAGGTCGAAGGGGGCAAGCGCTTCAAGGTCGTGTCCGACTATACGGCGGCGGGCGACCAGCCGACGGCGATTGCCGAGCTGGTCGACACCGCGCTGACCGGCGAACGCAACCAGGTGCTGCTTGGCGTCACCGGCAGCGGCAAGACCTTCACCATGGCGCGGGTGATCGAGGAACTGCAGCGGCCCGCGCTGATCCTCGCGCCGAACAAGATCCTTGCTGCGCAGCTCTATGGCGAGATGAAGTCGTTCTTTCCCGACAATGCGGTCGAATATTTCGTCAGCTATTACGATTATTATCAGCCTGAGGCCTATGTCGCGCGGTCGGATACGTACATCGAGAAGGAATCCTCGGTGAACGAGAGCATCGACCGGATGCGGCATTCGGCCACCCGCTCGTTGCTCGAACGCGACGATGTGATCATCGTGGCATCGGTGTCCTGCCTCTATGGCATCGGGTCGGTCGAGACCTATTCGGCGATGATCTTCGACCTGAAAAAGGGGCAGACGGTCGAGCAGTCGGAAATCATCAGGAAGCTCGTCGCGCTCCAGTACAAGCGTAACGACGCCGCATTCCAGCGCGGCAATTTCCGCGTGCGCGGCGACAATCTCGAGATATTCCCGTCGCATTACGAGGACAGCGCGTGGCGCATTTCGTTCTTTGGCGACGAGATCGAAAGCATCGCCGAGTTCGACCCGCTGACGGGCAAGAAGGCCGCGCTGCTCGATTATGTGCGCGTCTATGCGAACAGCCACTACGTCACGCCCGGGCCGACGATGAAACAGGCGATGGAGGCGATCAAGCACGAGCTGGCCGAGCGGCTGAAGGAACTGGTGATCGAGGGCAAATTGCTCGAAGCGCAGCGGCTGGAACAGCGCACCAATTTCGACCTCGAGATGATCGCGGCGACCGGCAGTTGTGCGGGGATCGAGAATTATTCGCGCTTCCTGACCGGGCGGATGCCGGGCGAACCGCCGCCGACCCTGTTCGAATATCTGCCTGAAAACGCGCTGCTGTTCGTCGATGAAAGCCATGTCACCATCGGCCAGGTCAACGGCATGTCGCGTGGCGATCACCGCCGCAAGCTGACGCTGGCCGAATACGGGTTCCGCCTGCCGTCGGCGATCGACAACCGGCCGTTGCGCTTCAACGAATGGGATGCGATGCGCCCGCAGACGGTGTGCGTCTCCGCCACCCCCGGTGCGTGGGAAATGGAGCAGACCGGCGGCGTTTTCGCCGAACAGGTTATTCGCCCGACGGGACTCATCGACCCGCCAGTCGAGATCAAGCCGGTCGAGGATCAGGTCGACGATTGCATCAACGAAGTCCGCAAGACGACGGCGGCGGGCTATCGGACGCTCGTCACCACGCTGACCAAGCGGATGGCCGAGGATCTGACCGAATATCTGCACGAAGCCGGAATCAAGGTCCGCTACATGCACAGCGACGTCGAGACGCTGGAGCGCATCGAGCTGATCCGCGACCTGCGGCTGGGCGTGTACGACGTTCTTATCGGGATCAACCTGTTACGCGAGGGGCTCGACATTCCCGAATGCGGGCTGGTGTGCATTCTCGACGCGGACAAGGAAGGATTCCTGCGCTCCGAAACCTCGCTGATCCAGACCATCGGCCGTGCCGCGCGCAACGTCGATGGGCGGGTCATCCTCTACGCCGACCGCATGACGGGCAGCATGGAACGCGCGATCCGCGAAACCGACCGGCGGCGAGAGAAGCAGCTGGAGTATAACGCCGCGAACGGCATCACCCCCGCAACGATCAAGCGCAACATCGGTGATGTGATCAGTCACTTGTCATCGCGCGATCAGGTGACGATCGAGATCGATGAGGACCGCCCCCACATGGTCGGCCACAATTTGCGCGCGTACATCGAAGACCTCGAAAAGAAGATGCGGAAAGCCGCAGGCGATCTGGAGTTCGAAACCGCCGGACGATTGCGCGACGAAATCCGGTCGCTTGAGGCGGAGGAACTGGGGCTACCGGGGGTGGCCGTGTCGGCGGCCCCGATCATGGGGCGGAGCAACGAGGGCAAGGCAGGGACGCGGAAGGACCGGTTCGGGAAGACGCAGCGGAAGTGGGGCAAGGGGCGATAG
- a CDS encoding cytochrome c oxidase assembly protein codes for MDPIRRTALLAVIGVAGMTGLGFASVPLYRMFCEATGFDGTTQRANGQLVRAVPGKTVEIRFDANHVPTLPWSFAPEKPDQIVTIGEKNMAFFTATNHARYPVTGRATYNVTPSAAGGYFAKVQCFCFTEQTLQPGQSVRMPVIFYVDPGIAKDVDAKAIQAITLSYTFYPIDDARVRG; via the coding sequence ATGGACCCGATCCGGCGCACGGCATTACTGGCAGTGATCGGCGTCGCCGGCATGACCGGCCTCGGTTTTGCCAGCGTGCCGCTCTACCGGATGTTTTGCGAAGCGACCGGCTTCGACGGCACGACGCAGCGCGCCAATGGCCAGCTGGTGCGCGCGGTGCCCGGCAAGACGGTCGAAATCCGCTTCGACGCCAATCATGTGCCGACGCTCCCCTGGTCGTTCGCGCCCGAAAAGCCCGACCAGATCGTGACCATCGGCGAAAAGAACATGGCGTTCTTCACCGCGACGAACCATGCGCGCTATCCGGTCACAGGGCGCGCGACGTACAATGTCACGCCGAGTGCGGCGGGCGGCTATTTCGCCAAGGTCCAGTGCTTCTGCTTCACCGAACAGACGCTGCAACCCGGCCAGAGCGTGCGGATGCCGGTCATCTTCTACGTCGATCCCGGCATTGCCAAGGATGTCGATGCGAAGGCGATCCAGGCGATCACGCTCAGCTACACCTTCTACCCGATAGACGACGCGCGTGTGCGCGGTTAA
- a CDS encoding SMI1/KNR4 family protein, which yields MSTIAKFEQIIRWYAASGADIGCALVAVKSPERIADIENLLGEPLPPELVELFASYGGASTGNNAAFIGHGVMTVERVIASLEFSKDLIKPPDPYVDDPERSETIIDAIASIHRAEIERLGCARRSDGRWHKLTLDCSADSYGGPYFFQQARTSEEECIILDVQPDRQSEVMELAAKLHKLEYETYRWDELEFAIFGDGTTKVKRTFYNFDRELDITSYPTRAIRKKYFHIKWLPVIEDHGGNYIGIDFDPGQRGKKAQVIVFGRDDVDMYVIADSWDEFLDRIIEATESRPEELLADCHLHDIFRPVESRSL from the coding sequence ATGAGCACTATCGCCAAATTCGAACAAATCATTCGGTGGTATGCCGCAAGCGGTGCCGACATCGGGTGCGCTTTGGTTGCGGTCAAATCGCCTGAACGGATCGCCGATATCGAAAATCTTCTGGGAGAGCCGCTTCCACCGGAGCTGGTTGAACTCTTTGCCAGTTATGGCGGAGCCAGCACTGGAAACAACGCTGCCTTCATCGGGCATGGAGTCATGACAGTGGAGAGGGTCATTGCCAGCCTCGAATTCTCCAAAGACCTGATCAAACCACCCGATCCTTATGTTGACGATCCGGAGCGTTCTGAAACCATCATCGACGCAATCGCCTCCATCCACCGCGCCGAAATCGAGCGGCTAGGCTGCGCCCGCCGCTCAGACGGTCGCTGGCACAAGCTGACGTTGGACTGCTCGGCAGATTCCTATGGCGGCCCCTACTTCTTTCAGCAGGCAAGGACGTCGGAGGAGGAATGCATTATTCTCGATGTTCAGCCTGACCGACAATCTGAGGTTATGGAGCTGGCTGCAAAGCTCCATAAGCTCGAATACGAGACTTACAGATGGGACGAGCTGGAATTTGCCATCTTCGGTGACGGCACCACAAAGGTGAAGCGGACCTTTTACAATTTCGATCGCGAGCTGGACATTACCAGCTACCCTACCCGGGCGATCCGGAAAAAGTATTTTCATATCAAATGGCTGCCTGTCATCGAAGATCATGGCGGCAACTATATCGGTATCGATTTCGACCCGGGCCAAAGGGGCAAAAAAGCACAGGTCATCGTCTTCGGGCGCGACGACGTGGACATGTATGTCATCGCGGACTCGTGGGATGAATTTCTCGACCGGATAATCGAAGCAACCGAAAGCCGTCCGGAGGAGTTGCTGGCCGATTGCCACCTGCACGACATATTCCGTCCTGTAGAATCGAGATCGTTGTAA